From the genome of Xiphophorus couchianus chromosome 6, X_couchianus-1.0, whole genome shotgun sequence, one region includes:
- the LOC114145891 gene encoding putative protein TPRXL isoform X1, whose product MQFSLILTSLLCFTTRMSMVPAIDCPCTTVSNMRVHLSKIKEYTIQEDGNCLFSAIVFQTVSRKTICSNPKDDWANRVILQLKKRQNQKITTDSSSGSESPSAPSSAQGSEQTETPALAPGSELPSAPALVPSMSPRSEQTAPASAPALVLESEPPSTPSIAPESEPPSTPAISPGSEQTTVPISALVPSMSSMSPASNPTSAPASALESESPSTPLASPESEPPSTPATSPASEPATVPSAPSTELGSEPPSTRSATPSGPATLSGSEPTSELTSASSTKTSTSSKAPSSTTLNPISAKSTPNPTSAPNTTSGSRSALHHILATSLTTRRASTQRHLTLRK is encoded by the exons ATGCAGTTCAGCTTGATTTTAACCTCTCTTTTATGTTTCACAACACGGATGAGCATGGTCCCAGCAA TCGACTGTCCTTGTACCACGGTCTCCAACATGAGAGTCCATCTTTCTAAAATTAAGGAATACACCATTCAGGAGGACGGCAACTGTCTCTTTAGTGCAATTGT gTTTCAGACAGTGAGCAGAAAGACCATTTGCTCCAACCCCAAAGATGACTGGGCAAACCGTGTTattctgcagctgaagaaaagacagaatcaaaaaataacaacagactCATCATCAGGATCAGAATCACCATCAGCCCCATCATCAGCACAAGGatcagaacaaacagaaacaccagCATTAGCACCAGGATCAGAGCTACCATCTGCACCAGCATTAGTACCATCAATGTCACCAAGATCAGAACAAACAGCACCAGCATCAGCACCAGCATTAGTACTGGAATCAGAGCCACCATCAACACCATCAATAgcaccagaatcagaaccaccATCAACACCAGCAATATCACCAGGATCAGAACAAACAACAGTACCAATATCAGCATTAGTACCATCAATGTCATCAATGTCACCAGCATCAAATCCAACATCAGCACCAGCATCAGCACTGGAATCAGAATCACCATCAACACCATTAGCTtcaccagaatcagaaccaccATCAACACCAGCAACTTCACcagcatcagaaccagcaaCAGTGCCATCAGCACCATCAACAGAACTAGGATCAGAACCACCATCAACACGATCAGCAACACCATCAGGCCCAGCAACATTATCAGGATCAGAACCAACATCAGAACTAACATCAGCATCATCAACCAAAACATCAACCTCTTCAAAAGCACCATCATCAACAACTTTAAACCCAATATCTGCAAAATCCACTCCAAATCCAACATCAGCACCAAACACCACTTCTGGTTCCAGGTCAGCACTCCACCATATTCTAGCAACGTCCTTGACAACAAGAAGAGCATCAACTCAAAGACATTTAACACTaaggaaatga
- the LOC114145891 gene encoding mucin-1-like isoform X2, whose amino-acid sequence MQFSLILTSLLCFTTRMSMVPAIDCPCTTVSNMRVHLSKIKEYTIQEDGNCLFSAIVFQTVSRKTICSNPKDDWANRVILQLKKRQNQKITTDSSSGSESPSAPSSAQGSEQTETPALAPGSELPSAPALVPSMSPRSEQTIAPESEPPSTPAISPGSEQTTVPISALVPSMSSMSPASNPTSAPASALESESPSTPLASPESEPPSTPATSPASEPATVPSAPSTELGSEPPSTRSATPSGPATLSGSEPTSELTSASSTKTSTSSKAPSSTTLNPISAKSTPNPTSAPNTTSGSRSALHHILATSLTTRRASTQRHLTLRK is encoded by the exons ATGCAGTTCAGCTTGATTTTAACCTCTCTTTTATGTTTCACAACACGGATGAGCATGGTCCCAGCAA TCGACTGTCCTTGTACCACGGTCTCCAACATGAGAGTCCATCTTTCTAAAATTAAGGAATACACCATTCAGGAGGACGGCAACTGTCTCTTTAGTGCAATTGT gTTTCAGACAGTGAGCAGAAAGACCATTTGCTCCAACCCCAAAGATGACTGGGCAAACCGTGTTattctgcagctgaagaaaagacagaatcaaaaaataacaacagactCATCATCAGGATCAGAATCACCATCAGCCCCATCATCAGCACAAGGatcagaacaaacagaaacaccagCATTAGCACCAGGATCAGAGCTACCATCTGCACCAGCATTAGTACCATCAATGTCACCAAGATCAGAACAAA CAATAgcaccagaatcagaaccaccATCAACACCAGCAATATCACCAGGATCAGAACAAACAACAGTACCAATATCAGCATTAGTACCATCAATGTCATCAATGTCACCAGCATCAAATCCAACATCAGCACCAGCATCAGCACTGGAATCAGAATCACCATCAACACCATTAGCTtcaccagaatcagaaccaccATCAACACCAGCAACTTCACcagcatcagaaccagcaaCAGTGCCATCAGCACCATCAACAGAACTAGGATCAGAACCACCATCAACACGATCAGCAACACCATCAGGCCCAGCAACATTATCAGGATCAGAACCAACATCAGAACTAACATCAGCATCATCAACCAAAACATCAACCTCTTCAAAAGCACCATCATCAACAACTTTAAACCCAATATCTGCAAAATCCACTCCAAATCCAACATCAGCACCAAACACCACTTCTGGTTCCAGGTCAGCACTCCACCATATTCTAGCAACGTCCTTGACAACAAGAAGAGCATCAACTCAAAGACATTTAACACTaaggaaatga